A stretch of DNA from Eschrichtius robustus isolate mEscRob2 chromosome 12, mEscRob2.pri, whole genome shotgun sequence:
CTGACTAACTCAGAAGGATTATCTGTGTTCAGAGGAGTATCTTTTAAAAGTTGGCCTAGTCCTTTGGGAACTCGCAGTGTTAGGAGAAGGCAAGAAAGACCAACATGTAATCCACAGAAATTGTGGTTATCTCACTTCATTTAACAGATTTTTGCAAGTTGCTGTAAAGGTTTAGAGAGATCCAGAATCTCAGACAGGAAAGGACCTCAGAGGGCTTTGGGTCCAGACTCCTCACTGCTCACTGTgctgatgaggaaaatgagatgcagagaaggaaagagtCTTGCCTGAGTTCATAAGACTGGTTAATGGCCAGCTTGGAGCCAGTGTACCAGCCTCCAAGGGCTCACAATGTTCTTCTGTCCCCATGTCTTAGAAAAAAGAATTATTGAAGGTTGACTTTTATCTGAATATAAACCCCTCCATATAACTGatcactgaattttttaaaggaaacccaAAACATTTTAACCTACAATTAAAATTTTCAGTAACCCAGCCCTGCCAACgacaaaaggaatacagatttgTATGTTTTTATATGAACCTCTTCTTATATGAACCTTCAAGGTGTTCTGATATGTACTGTTGCAGGTGTGTTTTCCtgcacttgatttttttaaaaattaattaattaattattggctgcattgggtcttcattgctgcgcgtgggctttctctaattgcagcgagcgggggtactcttcattgtggtgcgcgggcttctcactgcagtgacttctcttgtcgcggagcacaggctgtaggcacgcgggcttcagtagttgtggcacgcgggctcagtagttgtggctcgcgggctctagaacacaggctcagtagttgtggtgcacgggcttagttgctctgtggcatatgggatcttcccggaccagggctcgaacccatgtcccctgcattggcaggcggattcttaaccactgtgccaccagggaattcccctgtacTTGATTTTTAATGCAGGCAGATAACccttttgtttattaaaaacGTTTTTTGCAAGccaagatgatacaaacaaaactgaaaagagGTTTTTCTTCAGCTAATGGAGTCACAAAAATGATCCACACCATCTTCTACAGCCATTGGAGAAACAGAGAGTATAATATTCTGAGGCTTCAGAAAATTTAGACTATAGTGTTAGTGTATAGAAgctgtatgtaagtcaaattttTATCCATCTAATAGTGCTTCGGATGAATTTAAGGGTTATTTTATGTAGATacttttgtaaaaatgaaaactcGTCTCTTAGTTGTTATCTGTAGGAAAATTtaggtttttgggggtttttttgtttgttttttgggtttttttgtaatTAAGGTCTTCATGTTCCGTACAACCTtaactcagaattttttttttttttaatttttttaatttattatttatttattattttttatttttggctgtgttgggtcttcgtttctgtgcgagggctttctccagttgcggcgagtgggggccactcttcatcgcggtgcgcgggcctctcactatcgcggcctctcttgttgcggagcagaggctccagacgctcaggctcagtagttgtggctcacgggcccagttgctccgcggcatgtgggatcttcccagaccagggctcgaacccgtgtcccctgcattggcaggcagattctcaaccactgcgccaccagggaagcccagaattttttatttctgtggcaaaAGAATGACGAGAAATGGTATAGGTAGATTAGAAAAATGGGTTAGGTTAATCCAGGAAGATTTCCTGGGAGACAAGGCCCTGAGTTCCAGAGTAAAATGGGATGGAAATAAGGTATACAGGCAGGAAAGGGAGTTGATTCCCTCTGGGTAAGTGAGTTACTGGAGGTATGTCTGGGCCCTGAGTCAGCCCCGATAtgcctccttttctcttttccccttgtCCCCAGgaatccaggttacatcccacgcTGCAGTCCTGGCTGGCGGGTCCGACTTGCAGCCTCCTTCGTGCTCTCCATTGTTCCACTGCTAGACCTCTTTCCAGTCGTTTTGCCACCAGGGGCAGGCCCAGGGCCCATAGGGCTAGAGGTGCTGGCCGGGGGCGTGTCAGCTGTGGCCTGGATCAGCCACAGCCTGGCCCTGTGGGTGTTGGCTCATTCCCCTCATGGCCGCTCCCGGGGGCCCTTGGCCTTGACTCTGACTGCCTTCCTGCCAGCCCCAGCCCTAGTGCTGACCCTGCTATGGCACTGCCAGCGAGGCACACTTCTGCCTCCACTTCTCCCAGGGCCCCTCTCCCGCCTATGCCTTCTCATCCTGCAGCTGGCTGCACTCTTGGCCTATGGACTGGGCTGGGCAGTCCCTGGGCGGCCACAGGAACCCTGGGCCCAGGAGCCCCTCCTCTCCGAGGGACAGGAACCCGAGGTAGCTGAAGATGGGGAGAGCTGGCTGTCACGCTTTTCCTATGCCTGGCTGGCACCATTGCTGGCCCGTGGGGCCCGTGGAGAGCTCCGGCAGCCCCAGGACACTTGCCGCCTCCCCGACAGGCTGCACCCAACCTACCTAGCCCGTGTCTTCCAGGCACAATGGCAGGAGGGGGCCCGAATGTGGAGGGCCCTGTATGGGGCCTTGGGGCAGCGCTACCTGGCACTTGGACTGCTTAAGCTGGTGGGGACCATGCTGGGATTCTCAGGACCCTTGCTACTGTCCCTACtggtgggcttcctggaggaggggcaggagccaCTAAGCAATGGCCTGCTCTATGCCCTGGGGCTGGCCGGTGGGGCCGTTCTGGGCGCCGTGCTGCAGAATCAGTATGGGTATGAGGTGCGGAAGGTGACACTTCAGGCACGGGGGGCTGTGCTGAACATCCTGTACCGAAAGGCTTTACAGCTGGGGCCCAGACGCCCTCCTTCTGGGGAGGTCCTGAACCTACTAGGCACCGACTCTGAGCGGCTGCTCAACTTTGCTGGGAGCTTCCATGAGGCCTGGGGCCTGCCCCTGCAGCTGGCCATTACCCTCTACCTGCTGCACCAGCAGGTGGATGTGGCCTTCGTGGGTGGTCTGATCCTGGCACTGCTGCTGGTTCCCGTCAACAAAGTGATTGCCACCCGAATCATGGCCAGCAACCAGGAGATGCTACAGCACAAGGATGCGCGGGTTAAGGTGAGGGGCCTCTTGGGGTCCCTCAGTCATCCAGAGTCCCCAGGTCCCAGCATCCTGGTCCCCAGGTCCTCCCATGCACTGTGCCTGAGAGAGTGAGTGTGATCTAGAGGTTAAGAGCTCAGGCTGGAGAAAAACAGACATGGGTTCACATCCCAACCCTACCACTTACTAATTTAATCACttcagacaagtcacttaacctctttgggactccacttcctcatctgtaaaacaaggataataataGCTTGCCTCATAACATAGTTGGAGGATCGTATGAGATACTGCTTGGCAAGTGCCAGTCACAAAGTAAGCACTAAGTAAGTGTAGCCTGTTAGTAATATTATAGTATTAGCTCATGCAGCCCTAAGAGCAACCCTAGGAGGTAGGAAGTAACCTGTCTGGGGCCAAATGGGATTTTAGTGTTAGAGCCAGGACCCAATCTCCCACCTCCTCATCTCAGGCACAGAGCATCCCACAACCGCATGTGAAGAGGCCTAGGAGAACCCCAGCTACCTCTTAGGGGTGGGTTGTGGGGAAAGGAGTAGGTCTCTCTCCTGCCTGGGCCAACTCTAGTTGTGAGGGTCTGGCTGGGTCAGTTCTGGGTTGTGCAGTGATTGTGGTACCTTTACAGAGGCGATGGTGGGCTTAGGGGTCCGTATAGCGTAGTTGTCAACCTCTTACTGGAGTAGCTCCGAGTGCTAATGGGGAGGGGGGTGTCTCTGAAAGCTGGTTATGGCATGAGGCCTTTTTCCCTACCCATGACAGCTATAGACTAGTCTCCAGGGCCACCTGGGAAGGCTCCCAGTGCCTCCCTGGCTTGCAGGCTGGGGATGTTTGAATGTTAGGATACAAGGAGTTCCTCTGGCCCTTGCCTGTCTTGCCTGGCCCTGTCATCTGCCTGACCCTGGGCTGTGGTGTGCCTTCCTACACCTGTATACTCCTATAGGAATAGTTCCTATACCAcccgaccccccccccctttactTTCCACCGCTTCATCTAGGAAGGTGGGAGGATTCCAGCTCCAACCTGCCCCCAGCTGGAGCATATGGGGGCTCAGAATACTTGACATCTTGTGCCAGGAGCCTGGGGGAGACTGAGCAGAGGACAACACACGTGAGCAGTGTCTCCACTTTGTACTGCTCTCTTGTCCCCACCCCTAGCTCGTGACAGAGCTGCTGAGTGGCATTCGTGTCATCAAGTTCTTCGGGTGGGAGCAGGCGCTGGGGGCCCGTGTAGAGGCCTGCCGAGCTCGAGAGCTGGGGCGACTCTGGGTCATCAAGTACCTGGATGCAGCCTGTGTGTACCTGTGGGCTGCCCTGCCAGTCGTCATCTCCATCGTCATCTTCATCACCTACGTCCTCATGGGGCACCAGCTCACTGCCACCAAGGTGAGGaccaggaggggaggggacggCTGTAGGAATGCATGGGAGAGAAGCAGCAGCACGGAGACTGCAGTGGAGTGAGGGGTGGACTGGGGCCCTCAGTGCTGGctgggaaggagggatggagggtCCCTGGCTGCCTTATCCTTTCCCAACCGAGGAGAAATTCTCTGAAGGGACCCTTCATCTGGGGCCTCAGATATATAACCCTTCCCTCTGCGAaggaattcctttttttcctctcctcttcctctcctactTCGGGTTAGGTCCCCTTATCCTCATTCTGATGGCCTTGGAGGAAAAGGTCACGATCCAGTGCAAGGTGGATCCAGTGCTGGGTATAGCCAAGTGATGTTGCTACTTGGAAATTCTGAGAAGGTCTCAGAGTGAGCTAGGTGTTTGTGCTTATCAGGGAGCAACCTGGATCCCTGGAGGAGTATCTGGAATTTCTGGGATTCTTGGACTGGCCACCTCTGCCACCTCTAACCCAAGATTGTCCAGCTACCTCCTCAGTTTTGCTGCTGCCCTGTTTTCCCCTCCACAGACCTGTCTGCAGGGCCACCCATAGAGCAGGCCTTCAGATAATTCCCGAGCTTCAGGTGATGCTccaacccttccccccaccttcgaCCCCACTTAGGTGTTCACGGCCCTGGCACTGGTGCACATGCTTATTCTTCCCCTCAACAACTTCCCTTGGGTGATCAATGGCCTCCTGGAGGCCAAAGTGTCCCTGGACCGGATCCAGCGTTTCCTCGACCTTCCCAACCACAGCCCCCAGGCCTACTACAGCCCAGGTAATGGGAAGCTGGAGGGCAGAACCTGGCACAGGGGAGGAGGGAACTGTAGCCACTTGGTTGCTGTACACAGATGCTGCCAAGAGGAGCCAGAGGCAGCAGAATTTAGGCGGGGCAGGTGGCCATTTCCTGGGGGAGAATCCTCAGACCAAGACTGAGGCTGCATTAGCCCTGGGCAGGTAGATTGTGGATTAGAAGCCCCAGCTGAGTGGCTTCTTCCTTGTTCAGATCCTCCGACAGAGCCATCTACAGCCTTGGAGCTACATGAAGccctcttctcctgggacccagTTGGAACCAGCCAGGAGACCTTCATCAGTCACCTCGAAGTGAAGAAGGTTGGTTGGTTAGACGCCCTAGTAGAAGCGCCAGACTAACGAGGGACATGCAAGCTCAGTGACCGACAAACAAGGACAGAGCCAATCATAGCAAGATGGCCCCGTGGCTCTAATTACTGAGGGAAGGACCAGAGAGGTTTCGGTGAGCAGGTTCTCATTGGAGAGGAGATGATACCTTATCTCTGAATGTCAGTTTTCTAACACACAGCCGCTTCAGAGCAGTCACATCTCTCCCTGGTCACCAGACCATTCACATCTACCCAGTCCAGTCCAACAATTGCATTTTTCTCTCCGTGTCCCTCAGGGGCCGTCAAGTTCAGAACAGACCCCAGAATTTATCCAGCATCTTCCCCAGGCTAGGGACCTCCGGGAGAGGCCCAGCAGCCCCTTCTCAGAAGGATTTTGCAAATGGTATAGATAATCCTCTATTTAGCCTGGTGAAAAGGAATCACACCCTGTGACTCACACCCTGGCATACATCATCAAAGAAGCACTTGAAAGAACATTCCTGGCAGGACGGCAGCTCCTTTTCACCGAGTCCTGAGTTTTCACTCTCCCCTGACCCATGTCCAACCCTTTGCCCCACAGCTCAACCCAGCGTTCTCCAGTGGAGCCTGAACCGCCTCTGCCGCATTTGGCTCATGTTTCTGGCTTGGGctgaatgttttgtttttcctcttagtTCAGGCAAGACAAGGCTGGAATTTTTGAAAGGAATTTTACTAATGTGTCAGTTGGGGCTTTTTTGGATATAAGTCATAGAAACCCACTGGAGCTAGCTTAAGCCAACAAGAATTTGTAAGAAGGATATAGAGATGAATTGCGGAATCCACAGGCAGGCACGTGGGCAGATCTCAGCAGCAGCCCAGAGCCAGGCCTCGACTCGCCGAGCTGCTCCTTCCGTCTGCTTCTCTTTCTGTATCTGCAtcattcttctctctctgtgAACCTGCTCTCCACTGAGCAGAAGACAGGCCTGCAGAGAGCCCTTCCACTTACAGGCCACAGCCAGGAAGAGGGAGGCTTCCCAAGGAAGGGTCTCAGGTTGGTCTGGTGTCCACTCGAAGATAGGCTAACCCTGGCTGGCAGTGTGGGACATCACAGACAGAGCTGCTAGGAGCCCCACCTGTTTCTATGGAAGGAGTTTTTTTCCGTTGTGTACAATGAGATAGCTCCATGAATGTATGTTACAACTAAGCAAGGAagggagcacagagaattttaaaCTGCAAATCACAGAAATGGGTACCTGTGCAAAACATTGTTTTTGCCCTGAGCTATTAGAAATCTAGctgcagggacttcccaggtggcgcagtggctaagaatctgcctgccagtgcagggggcacgggttcaagccctggtccaggaagatcccacatgccgtggagcaactaagcccgtgcgccacaactactgaacctgctctctacagcccgcgagccacaactactgagcctgcaagccacaactactgaagcccacacgcctagagcccatgctccgcaacaagagaagccaccgcaatgagaagctcgcgcagcacaacgaagagtagccccccctcaccgcaactagagaaagcgcaagcacagcaacgaagacccaacgcagccaaaaacaaataaataaatttattaaaaaaaagaaagaaaaaaaaagaaatctagctGCAGGTGGAGTTAGCCAGCCCAGCATCCAGGCCCCAAAGCCTGGAGtccttccttcccctcacccCATCCTGGGTCGCCTGCCTCAGAGCTTTCCTTGCAAGTTCTCGGGCAGTTTTCCTCCCATGTTCTCTGGCACACTGCTGCTCTCCAAAGACCCTTCACACAGTGAAGCTGATGCTTCTCTGAGCGGAGAGTAAAACACCCTACTCCCCTGGGGCCACACAGCATCTGTCACTGAGGCACAGCTCAGCCTGTGGGGTGGAGAATTCTTTCCCTCCAGGCTAACTGGGGCCTAGAGAGAAGCCTCCATGGGATGATTGCTATCCCAGGGCCTCAGGAGGGAGACCTGACATTTGTGTGGCTTCCTTGCAGGGTATGCTGGTGGGCATCGTGGGGAAGGTGGGCTGCGGGAAGAGCTCACTGCTGGCTGCCATCGCGGGAGAGCTGCACAGGTAAGCAACTTCCAGCGCCCCGTGTCTTCAGCACTGCCCTTCGTCAGCACTTTCCTGGCTCCTGCTACATGGTGGACACCTTTTTAGAGGCCACAGGATGCCAGGATGAGCAAGACATGGTCCCTTTCTTGGGAGAGTTTTCAGTCTGTAAAGGGGAAGGAAGTGAAAGTGGGTTCTCAAAACCATCACCACAGAGTGTTAGAAGTGCTGTAATAGTGagtgaagaaataaatggaaacagcCGGCATCAGCTGCTCTTTCAGAAAGTGTGCTTGTGCACGGGAGGGATCCAGAGAGGAGCAGAGGTGTGAGGGAGGGCCTTATTTCATGGTGAGAATGAATGAGTGCAGGGTGGTGGCCACACTCTCTTCTGAGCACCTCGACATATAACAGCTGCTTGGCTGCAGCCAAAGAGCAATTTCTTCCCTTCCCAGTCCAGAGTGAGCCTCCAGCCTCATTAGGACCCCTCGACCTCAGTGGCTGCCAATCTAGAGAGCCATGTGACATGGAGCGGGACCCCGTGTAAAAGACAGCAATCTGGAGAGGCTTCTGAGAGGCAGGGGCTGAGCAGGAAGGGGACCAGCGGGGAGCCAGCCTCCCATGCTGCTGGCCTGGCTCTCTGCAGGCAGCGTGGGCGGGTGGCAGTGTGGAGGCTGTCCAAAGGCTTTGGCCTGGCCACCCAGGAACCCTGGATCCAGTTTGCCACCATCCGAGACAACATCCTCTTTGGGAAGACGTTTGATGCCCAGCTGTACAAGGAAGTGCTGGAAGCCTGTGCCCTCGACGATGACCTCAGCGTGAGTGCCTGGCCGCCCACTTCCCCGCGTCCCTAACACCGCAGGTCAGAGACTTGCTTCTCTGGGAAGGGGTTGCTTGTACTCAGGCATCATTTACCCAGGACTGGCCATCAGGCTTTGGTCCTCCCAGAGTGTCCAGCTTCTGCAcagggcctgggggtgggtggtggagaCTGGGTGTTCCACACAGCAGCCGTGGGAACCCTGCAGCCTCTGGGACTAGGGGAGGGTTTCCTCTGAGGCTTAGCTCTCTGtaggtctggctaatggttctgATTCAAGAGgccttctcccacctcccactGGAAGAGTCAAGGTTATTCTAGAGAAGTCTGGCAAGCCCATCAGACCACCCCCCCACATCCAGAATGCTAAATTTAAGGGGGATGAGAGTCCAGCTTTCTCCCGTGActttcccccccaacccccgtatCCCCTGCAGGACTGTCATCAGCACTACCCTGTCCAGGTAGATGTGGAACTTCCCAGGAAAGGAGGACCTTTGACTCCAACCATGGAGCATCTTATGTCCACTTACCATTTCTTTCTACATCAGGCATTTCCCAAATGTCTCCTGGGTACAGGGAACTGTTCTGGGtactaagaaaagaaatgaatcacAAAGCTTTTCCCTCAGGGGAGCCACCATCTGGTCGACCACAGGTGCTTCCTCTGGTACGGGGACCCCTTAGCTAAGGAGACCTCTCCCGAGGCCACAGGGTACCTCTTCCACGGCTCGGGATACCTTCCTTCTCTAAAAACCTAGGAAAGTTTCACCTTGAATTTGGCCATCTTCATCCTTGCCTGTTAAAAAGGCAGGGTAGTGAGTGTgacggagtggttaagaatctacatTCGTGTCCTGCCCTTTACTAGCTGTGGAATGACCTTGGGCAGGGTACTTGCTCTGAGCTTTGGTCTCATCTGTGAAAATGAAATAACACCAACTTCATAAGGTTGCCGTGGGGGTCAGATGAGATGATGCCTGTAATGTGCTCAGCACATAGAAAGTGTtcaacaggggacttccctggcagtccagttgttaagactccgcgcttccactgcaggagccacgggtttgatcccaggtcggggaactaagattctgcatgctgcgtggcgcagccagaaaaacaaaaaacaaaaaaaggaaagcttattaaaaattcctcaagaaaaaaaaaaagaaaagaaaaacgtgTTCAACAAATGCTCGTTTTTGTTGGAGTTGTGGTTTGTCCCCTCTGGCTCACATACCCCAAATTCAAGTCCAGTCTCCTCAAGCTCCCTGGCTCTCTGACCCCCGCCATCTTTTCCCTGCAGAGGGGTAGGAAATGGGGTGGAAAGTACTGGGGAGCTCGCTGACCAATGCTGCGGGGCCTGTCCTGTCAGATCCTGCCTGCTGGGGACCAGACAGAGGTGGGGGAGAAGGGTGTGACCCTCAGCGGGGGACAGCGTGCCCGGATTGCCCTTGCTCGTGCCGTCTACCAGGTAAGTTGAAGATGGGGGAGTCCGGAGCCTCGGGAGcttggctggggagggggcagtgtggGGATATTTTCATCGGCATCCGGTTTCTTCCCTCCCCCCTGCATGCTCCTAAGGTGTTGGTCCCTTGGCCATCCCATCCCCCTTTTGTAGATTGAAGGCAGAATTAAAGGCCCTTTAAAAAGCATTATGTGGCTTGAGGCACTGGGACCCAGCAAAGCTGAGCACTGGTCCTGGGGCACTGGCCTTGCGTGACTGGAGGGAAGTCCACCCTCTGGTGTCACCACCTTCTTTACTGCTGTAGGGGTAGCCCCAGAGTTCCTCTCAACCGTATTCCCGGATGGCCTCAAGATCACGTCCTAGGAGAGGTCTGGGTTCTGGCCAAAGGACTTGGTACCCATGGTGCCCCCACCTCTCCCTAGGAAAAGGAGCTCTATCTCCTCGATGACCCTCTGGCCGCTGTGGATGCGGACGTGGCCAACCACCTGCTGCACAGGTGCATCCTGGGAGTGCTGAGCCACACCACGCGGCTGCTGTGCACCCACCGCACCGAGTACCTGGAGAGGGCTGACGTGGTGCTGCTCATGGAGGCTGGGCGCCTCGTCCAGGCTGGTAATGTGGGCCACCAGGGTGGGAGCCCGGCTGAGTGAGGGAGCCATCTGCTCGGGTCCGACGGATGGATTGTCAAGTGCAGACTCTGCCACCCCCTCTGTGTGTGATCCGGGCCCCGTCATACTTCCGTCTAGTGGGAGACCCTCTTCTGCCTTCACAAAACTGGTGTGAGGAACAGAGAGCAGGAGGGAAAGGAGCCTGTGGCTTTGTGACGCAGGCTTTGTGACTGGGAGCTCTGGGAACTTACAGGCCCAGTATCTCAGAGAACAGTTTGATGTCCTTGGAGAAAGGAAAGCAGTCAGGTTTAGaacaatcattttatttaaaaacaaataaacagaaactcTGATGGATTATTATCCAGAGGGACATGACCACTGGCACATTCACTGGAGAGAAACAGGAGCAAATGAGGCTCCAGCAGCGTGTTAGGAGTTCCAGGAAGCATGAGGAGAAAGCCCAGCAGTAGTGAGAGGTGCCTCTGGACAGGGTTCTCACAGGTGGCCGTGACTCTCCTCCCAGGGGTGAACATTTTCTGTCTGTGCTGATCGGACTCCAGACACAGAGGGATGGACTTGATGGTCCTGCTCAGGGTCTGTGGGTCCAGGGCACAGCCCTGCTAGGGTAGGTCAGGGAGGGGGTCCAAAGAGCATGGGAGGTGGATTGGCTCACATGTTTAGAAAGGCATAGAATATACCCAGAAGAGCCCCCTCCTAATCTCTcctgctgccttccagggcccccCTCTGAGATCCTGCCATTGGTACAAGCTGCCCCCAAAGCCTGGGCTGAGGATGGACAAGAGTCTGACCCAGGTACGGCCCGGGGTGAGAGGAAAGAGGCTGCTCTTCGCCACCACACTTGAAGGGAGATGTTTCTAGGAAGCTTGCCTGCCCCTGAAAACACTAAGGTTTTCAACTGTCATCCTGCAAGCTTAATCCCCCCCGCCCACCTCTCTGATTCTCACAGTCACAGCCCAATCAGTACAGAACCCAGAGAAAACAaaggaggggctggaggtggaggagAGCACGTCTGGCCGCCTGCTGCAGGAAGAAAGCAAGAAGGAGGGCGCCGTGGCCTTCCACGTGTACCGCGCATACTGGAGGGCCATGGGCTGGGGCCTGGCCCTCGCCAtcctcttctctctgctcctcATGCAAGGTAGGAGTAAACCCTGCAGGCCTTCATCCCACCCACAGCCCTGTCGCCTAGGTCCCCATCACATCCATCACCTTGTACTAATCATTACAAAGCCCAGACACTCACCATGTGTGGGCGACAGCTGGGACAAGGGACATGTCCCCGATTCTGAGGGTCCCAGggaccgggggcggggggggagcgGGGGTGCTCCGTAGCCATCTTCTGATCTGCCCCCAAGGCTGTCTCCCGTTCTGCAGATTCAAGATCACGCTCTCCCCAGAGCTGAAGGGTGATGGGCCCAGGAAGGAAGTGCACACTggggaggacatggggtggggacaaggtggggagggctgggggtgaAGGAGGGTAGAAACCAGAGTCGAGAGCAGAGGAAGGGGGTGTCTGAATAGAAAGAAGAAGATGAGCTGTCTGGCAGCTTtctccttcccatccccacccagCAACCAGGAACTCGGCTGACTGGTGGCTCTCCCACTGGATCTCTCAGCTGGAGGCTGCCAAGAATAGCTCCCAGGAGGCGCCAGCTCCCAGCAGCCTGGGCTCCGCAGGGCCACTGTCTGCCCAGTTGCTCTCTTTCTCCCCCGGAAGCCTCTAGTGAGTGGCTGGGGCCAGGAGCAGGCCTGGGGCTCTCAGAGTGGTTGCCAGGCAGGGAGTGAGTTGGGGGGCTGGTGCTCCAGGGCCTGTGTCTCCTGGAGGGTGGGGAGCAGTGGCGTTGGGGGGGGCGTGGGGAAGGGACCCCTGAGTGGCCCCACTTTTGGTTAcccacagccccctccccaccacccagcaCCTCAGTGTTCCCACTGCCCAAAGCTGCCCCCAATGGCTCCTCAGACATCCGTTTTTACCTCACCGTGTATGCGGCCATTGCTGGCGTCAACTCCCTCTGCACCCTTCTCCGGGCAGTGCTCTTTGCAGCGGGCACCCTCCGAGCAGCTGCCACCCTGCACCGCCGCCTGCTGAGTCGAGTCCTCATGGtgaggggatgggagggtgggggtggCATGGGGGGCCCTTCCCGGTACCTGGGCTCCATCAGGGGCCCATCCCCCCTCCTGGTCCTCAGGAGAAAACAGCACCTCACAGATGCGTGCAGCACTTGAGACCTGGAGAGGCCAAGAGCAGAgcagctgcctgggttcaaacccaatTACTTAGGCCTAtagctttctcatctataaagtggggagaAGAGAATCTTCCTCAGGTTTACTTCCGTTTTTTACTTCAGGCGCAGAGGACTGAGTTAATCACCCCTTAGTTCATGTGAGAtccctttttaattttatgtattgatCCATTCCTATTTATCTGCAaaccctgttttcatttcctctcctttcctt
This window harbors:
- the ABCC10 gene encoding ATP-binding cassette sub-family C member 10 isoform X1; this encodes MERFLAQLCGTSALQPLPVWEGDTTGHCFTQLVLSALPQALLAVLSACHWGNPRNPGYIPRCSPGWRVRLAASFVLSIVPLLDLFPVVLPPGAGPGPIGLEVLAGGVSAVAWISHSLALWVLAHSPHGRSRGPLALTLTAFLPAPALVLTLLWHCQRGTLLPPLLPGPLSRLCLLILQLAALLAYGLGWAVPGRPQEPWAQEPLLSEGQEPEVAEDGESWLSRFSYAWLAPLLARGARGELRQPQDTCRLPDRLHPTYLARVFQAQWQEGARMWRALYGALGQRYLALGLLKLVGTMLGFSGPLLLSLLVGFLEEGQEPLSNGLLYALGLAGGAVLGAVLQNQYGYEVRKVTLQARGAVLNILYRKALQLGPRRPPSGEVLNLLGTDSERLLNFAGSFHEAWGLPLQLAITLYLLHQQVDVAFVGGLILALLLVPVNKVIATRIMASNQEMLQHKDARVKLVTELLSGIRVIKFFGWEQALGARVEACRARELGRLWVIKYLDAACVYLWAALPVVISIVIFITYVLMGHQLTATKVFTALALVHMLILPLNNFPWVINGLLEAKVSLDRIQRFLDLPNHSPQAYYSPDPPTEPSTALELHEALFSWDPVGTSQETFISHLEVKKGMLVGIVGKVGCGKSSLLAAIAGELHRQRGRVAVWRLSKGFGLATQEPWIQFATIRDNILFGKTFDAQLYKEVLEACALDDDLSILPAGDQTEVGEKGVTLSGGQRARIALARAVYQEKELYLLDDPLAAVDADVANHLLHRCILGVLSHTTRLLCTHRTEYLERADVVLLMEAGRLVQAGPPSEILPLVQAAPKAWAEDGQESDPVTAQSVQNPEKTKEGLEVEESTSGRLLQEESKKEGAVAFHVYRAYWRAMGWGLALAILFSLLLMQATRNSADWWLSHWISQLEAAKNSSQEAPAPSSLGSAGPLSAQLLSFSPGSLYTSVFPLPKAAPNGSSDIRFYLTVYAAIAGVNSLCTLLRAVLFAAGTLRAAATLHRRLLSRVLMAPVTFFDSTPTGRVLNRFSSDVACADDSLPFILNILLANAAGLLGLLAVLGSGLPWLLLLLPPLSLIHYRVQRHYRASSRELRRLGSLTLSPLYTHLADTLAGLPVLRATGTTHRFEEENQRLLELNQRCQFAASATMQWLDIRLQFMGAAVVSAIAGIALVQHQQGLANPGLVGLSLSYALSLTGLLSGLVSSFTQTEAMLVSVERLEEYSCDLPQEPQGQRPQLGIGWLSQGSVEFQDVVLVYRPGLPNALDGVTFCVQPGEKLGIVGRTGSGKSSLLLVLFRLLEPSSGRVLLDGVDTSQLELAELRSQLAIIPQEPFLFSGTVRENLDPRGLYEDRALWQALEQCHLSEVIISMGGLDGELGEGGRSLSLGQRQLLCLARALLTDAKILCIDEATASVDQKTDQLLQQTICKRFANKTVLTIAHRLNTILNSDRVLVLQAGRVAELDSPAVLRSQPHSLFQQLLQSSQQGARSSP
- the ABCC10 gene encoding ATP-binding cassette sub-family C member 10 isoform X2, translated to MASNQEMLQHKDARVKLVTELLSGIRVIKFFGWEQALGARVEACRARELGRLWVIKYLDAACVYLWAALPVVISIVIFITYVLMGHQLTATKVFTALALVHMLILPLNNFPWVINGLLEAKVSLDRIQRFLDLPNHSPQAYYSPDPPTEPSTALELHEALFSWDPVGTSQETFISHLEVKKGMLVGIVGKVGCGKSSLLAAIAGELHRQRGRVAVWRLSKGFGLATQEPWIQFATIRDNILFGKTFDAQLYKEVLEACALDDDLSILPAGDQTEVGEKGVTLSGGQRARIALARAVYQEKELYLLDDPLAAVDADVANHLLHRCILGVLSHTTRLLCTHRTEYLERADVVLLMEAGRLVQAGPPSEILPLVQAAPKAWAEDGQESDPVTAQSVQNPEKTKEGLEVEESTSGRLLQEESKKEGAVAFHVYRAYWRAMGWGLALAILFSLLLMQATRNSADWWLSHWISQLEAAKNSSQEAPAPSSLGSAGPLSAQLLSFSPGSLYTSVFPLPKAAPNGSSDIRFYLTVYAAIAGVNSLCTLLRAVLFAAGTLRAAATLHRRLLSRVLMAPVTFFDSTPTGRVLNRFSSDVACADDSLPFILNILLANAAGLLGLLAVLGSGLPWLLLLLPPLSLIHYRVQRHYRASSRELRRLGSLTLSPLYTHLADTLAGLPVLRATGTTHRFEEENQRLLELNQRCQFAASATMQWLDIRLQFMGAAVVSAIAGIALVQHQQGLANPGLVGLSLSYALSLTGLLSGLVSSFTQTEAMLVSVERLEEYSCDLPQEPQGQRPQLGIGWLSQGSVEFQDVVLVYRPGLPNALDGVTFCVQPGEKLGIVGRTGSGKSSLLLVLFRLLEPSSGRVLLDGVDTSQLELAELRSQLAIIPQEPFLFSGTVRENLDPRGLYEDRALWQALEQCHLSEVIISMGGLDGELGEGGRSLSLGQRQLLCLARALLTDAKILCIDEATASVDQKTDQLLQQTICKRFANKTVLTIAHRLNTILNSDRVLVLQAGRVAELDSPAVLRSQPHSLFQQLLQSSQQGARSSP